One Herbaspirillum rubrisubalbicans genomic window carries:
- a CDS encoding type VI secretion system Vgr family protein, with amino-acid sequence MSLPQALLQHQHNRLLRLSFPHDDAPSSTLMINRFHGTESMSRDFRFTLELLSDDAAISLESLMGKLVCVSLALSDGGLRPFSGYVSSFRFVRTDGGIVFYEAVLVPWLHYARLRQNNRLFHEQSIEQQTESILKDYGILPRWRWQVAAEPHQYTMCTQWEESDHNYLSRRWEAEGYCYWYEHTEQGHTLVVADDSTAAQAIDGLSDAIRFHSKDGAQEEDAIAQWQAIRQWASSQVAVSGFDFKHPYPRHVDIATINQQGDIARMEVHSYAGHYGLRNFVHADQLARQRMEEIEARGLHYEAQGNHRQVAAGRHFRLQDHFQVAADEEQFLILEVEHEASNNYLQGADVPATYRNRMRCQPLPVPWRPGCGFDSIQTRILAPQTAVVVGPQAKGSLHVDQYGRVQLRFHWDRQPSSSCWVRVATNWAGAQSGLSSHPRVGAEVVVQWLDGNPDHPLVTGCVHNEANMPPWELPQQQALSGLRSRELTPEGGNAAGGRSNHVILDDSWERMQVQIRSDHQSSQLSLGHITRIDDHAGRKDGRGQGFELRTDGQGALRAQHGLLITTEGRPDAQGHITAMEETTARLEQSGQWHAELAHAAQQAGAQQAGDQDVVAAALRQQNDAIRGQRKLADAGFPEFEQAHLTLASPVGIAAASGGSIHVSSQQHMALSSAAHASISAGKSLLVSVREAVRIFAYKAGMKLLAVAADIDISALRQSVNIFARLNITHTANRISITAKEEIFINGGGSTLRLSQAGIHQCTSGHWHAHAAQYDHDGPANEAVPALPDPPAMSELKQQQRLSFQLKTHCAQGRGFMHEPYVLFKDGVQIAMGVSDAHGLVVIEGHTPGPARYAVKLSNGCEFELPAKPGFESDDERLVARGYRALYDDAQDLQRHRALREG; translated from the coding sequence ATGTCTCTTCCCCAAGCACTGCTGCAGCACCAGCACAACCGGCTACTGCGTTTGTCTTTCCCGCACGATGACGCGCCGTCTTCGACGTTGATGATCAATCGCTTCCATGGCACGGAATCGATGTCGCGCGATTTCCGCTTCACGCTGGAGTTGCTCAGTGACGATGCCGCCATTTCCCTGGAAAGCCTGATGGGAAAACTGGTGTGCGTTTCTTTGGCACTGAGCGATGGTGGCTTGCGTCCCTTCAGCGGTTATGTGTCGTCCTTTCGTTTCGTCAGGACCGATGGCGGCATCGTTTTCTATGAAGCCGTATTGGTTCCCTGGCTGCACTATGCGCGCCTGCGCCAGAACAATCGGCTGTTCCACGAGCAGAGCATAGAACAGCAAACCGAGTCCATCCTGAAGGATTACGGCATCCTGCCGCGCTGGCGCTGGCAAGTCGCAGCCGAACCCCATCAGTACACCATGTGCACCCAATGGGAAGAGAGCGACCACAACTATCTCTCGCGCCGCTGGGAAGCAGAAGGTTATTGCTACTGGTACGAACACACCGAGCAGGGCCACACCCTGGTGGTGGCCGATGACAGTACGGCTGCGCAGGCCATCGATGGACTGTCCGACGCCATTCGTTTCCACAGCAAGGATGGCGCCCAGGAAGAAGACGCCATTGCGCAATGGCAGGCGATACGGCAGTGGGCATCGTCTCAGGTCGCTGTCAGCGGATTCGATTTCAAGCATCCCTACCCACGCCATGTCGACATCGCCACCATCAACCAGCAGGGCGATATCGCGCGCATGGAAGTGCACAGCTATGCGGGACATTACGGCTTGCGCAACTTCGTCCATGCCGACCAACTGGCGCGGCAGAGAATGGAAGAGATCGAAGCCCGCGGCCTGCACTACGAGGCGCAGGGAAACCATCGGCAGGTGGCTGCGGGCAGGCACTTTCGCTTGCAGGATCATTTCCAGGTGGCCGCCGACGAAGAGCAGTTCCTGATCCTGGAAGTCGAGCACGAAGCCAGCAACAATTACCTGCAAGGCGCCGACGTGCCCGCCACCTACCGCAACCGGATGCGTTGCCAGCCCTTGCCTGTGCCGTGGCGACCAGGGTGCGGTTTCGACAGCATCCAGACCCGGATACTGGCTCCGCAGACGGCGGTGGTGGTCGGCCCGCAGGCCAAGGGGAGCCTGCATGTCGATCAATACGGACGCGTCCAGTTACGGTTTCATTGGGACCGCCAGCCCAGCAGCAGTTGCTGGGTGCGCGTGGCGACCAATTGGGCTGGCGCCCAGAGTGGCCTGAGCAGCCATCCGCGCGTGGGCGCGGAGGTGGTGGTGCAGTGGCTGGACGGTAACCCGGATCATCCACTGGTGACCGGGTGTGTCCACAATGAAGCCAACATGCCGCCCTGGGAACTGCCGCAACAGCAGGCCTTGAGCGGCTTGCGCAGCAGGGAACTGACGCCCGAAGGTGGCAACGCTGCCGGTGGTCGCAGCAATCATGTGATCCTGGATGACAGTTGGGAACGGATGCAGGTGCAGATCAGGAGCGACCACCAGTCCAGTCAACTCAGTCTGGGCCATATCACCCGCATCGACGACCATGCCGGTCGCAAGGACGGGCGTGGACAAGGGTTTGAACTGCGTACCGACGGCCAGGGCGCGTTGCGTGCCCAACATGGTTTGCTGATCACCACCGAAGGCCGGCCCGATGCCCAGGGCCATATCACCGCCATGGAAGAGACCACGGCACGGCTGGAGCAGAGTGGCCAGTGGCACGCGGAACTGGCGCACGCCGCGCAGCAGGCGGGGGCACAGCAAGCGGGCGACCAGGATGTGGTCGCTGCGGCCTTACGCCAGCAGAACGATGCCATCCGGGGGCAGCGCAAGCTGGCGGACGCAGGCTTTCCCGAATTCGAGCAGGCCCATCTCACACTGGCCAGCCCGGTGGGGATAGCAGCAGCCAGCGGCGGCTCCATCCATGTGAGCAGCCAGCAGCACATGGCCTTGAGCAGCGCTGCCCATGCCAGCATCAGTGCCGGCAAGAGCCTGCTGGTGAGCGTGCGCGAAGCGGTACGCATCTTCGCTTACAAGGCCGGCATGAAACTGCTGGCCGTGGCCGCCGACATCGACATCTCGGCCTTGCGCCAAAGCGTCAATATCTTCGCCCGCCTGAACATCACCCACACCGCCAACCGCATCAGTATCACCGCCAAGGAAGAAATCTTCATCAATGGCGGTGGCAGCACCTTACGCCTGAGCCAAGCCGGCATCCATCAGTGCACCAGCGGTCACTGGCACGCCCATGCCGCCCAGTACGACCACGATGGGCCAGCCAATGAAGCCGTTCCCGCACTGCCGGATCCACCGGCCATGTCCGAGCTGAAGCAGCAACAGCGCCTGAGCTTCCAGCTCAAGACGCATTGCGCGCAAGGACGGGGCTTCATGCACGAACCCTATGTTCTCTTCAAGGATGGCGTGCAGATCGCCATGGGCGTGAGCGATGCCCATGGCCTGGTGGTGATCGAAGGACATACGCCGGGCCCGGCACGTTATGCCGTCAAGTTGAGCAATGGCTGCGAATTTGAATTGCCAGCCAAGCCCGGTTTCGAGAGCGACGACGAACGACTGGTTGCCCGCGGCTACCGCGCGCTGTATGACGATGCCCAAGATCTCCAGCGCCATCGTGCGCTCAGGGAAGGCTAG
- a CDS encoding DUF6396 domain-containing protein — MMKLLIKTLILFLFFISHHSYAMKNLPRNMSLRAFDPHRKEFVCKYQENILPRLDEEAERWFQEGLALTSHTLWPNQRDYVKAAQLWQQAADRNHWKAMLNLANSYAHGEGVRRDTERAVLILEKAMQLRIPAAFDVMGTYHMRGIGVKQDVSRAYAFWQLAAEMGSPSAMAYLGSKTDAIYDSPPAFWGNRKIALQMLECGLNQGNADAAFNLGGTIAGEKEEFEQDNERARLVLQEGVRLGSYMSATFLFGAFDDGEPLSGVGKDKSRAERYFIISDALQRNPDLRFPNLDKILPLPPVNLPMWNGDRNTLLDAAKPVLQKPDAPPPPEPNPAWLRTGRAHIPPGRQLPAEPQIQVLPQYESTAAPQTGYWIARLMRPVSDRHHAWNAEQLPLRYQQGELFDRSRSGLQDEDGRIQFHYLGEPVDLLPPVTVKDDPRVTRRAARYVEFPQIERRYRSHSPCPRSGIWRPYLPDEHPLHESFNRWDRQTYVRKGMPFPDVIKQRPGIEPHELLWQWLGNANEKRDGLERISLTPGGDDVDAD, encoded by the coding sequence ATGATGAAGTTACTTATCAAAACTTTGATTCTTTTTTTGTTCTTTATTAGTCATCACTCCTACGCTATGAAAAATCTGCCACGTAATATGTCCTTGAGAGCATTTGATCCTCATCGCAAAGAATTCGTCTGCAAATACCAGGAGAATATTCTTCCCCGACTTGATGAAGAAGCCGAACGATGGTTTCAGGAGGGACTTGCACTCACTAGCCATACCTTGTGGCCGAACCAACGGGACTATGTCAAGGCAGCACAACTCTGGCAGCAGGCGGCTGACAGAAACCACTGGAAGGCAATGCTCAATCTGGCTAATTCGTATGCTCACGGAGAGGGAGTGAGAAGAGATACCGAGCGCGCAGTATTGATCTTGGAAAAGGCTATGCAACTTAGAATTCCAGCTGCCTTCGATGTCATGGGTACTTATCACATGAGAGGGATAGGCGTGAAGCAGGATGTGAGCAGAGCCTATGCCTTTTGGCAATTGGCTGCTGAGATGGGCAGTCCCAGTGCAATGGCCTATTTAGGCTCCAAAACGGATGCTATCTATGACAGCCCGCCGGCATTCTGGGGTAACCGAAAGATCGCGCTCCAGATGTTGGAATGCGGACTTAACCAGGGAAATGCTGATGCTGCGTTCAACCTTGGAGGAACCATCGCAGGTGAAAAAGAAGAGTTTGAGCAGGATAATGAACGTGCTCGACTTGTCTTGCAGGAGGGAGTAAGGCTGGGAAGTTACATGTCTGCTACTTTCTTATTTGGTGCTTTTGATGATGGCGAACCATTGTCGGGTGTCGGCAAGGACAAAAGTAGGGCAGAGCGATATTTTATTATTTCCGATGCCCTACAACGCAATCCCGACCTGCGCTTCCCCAACCTCGATAAAATCCTGCCACTTCCCCCGGTCAACCTGCCGATGTGGAACGGCGACCGCAATACCTTGTTGGACGCCGCCAAGCCAGTCTTGCAGAAACCTGATGCTCCGCCGCCGCCCGAACCGAATCCGGCGTGGCTGCGTACTGGCCGTGCCCATATTCCGCCGGGCCGTCAGTTACCTGCTGAACCGCAAATTCAGGTCTTGCCCCAATACGAAAGTACCGCCGCTCCACAAACCGGCTACTGGATTGCCAGGTTGATGCGTCCCGTTAGTGATCGTCATCATGCATGGAATGCAGAGCAATTACCGTTGCGTTATCAACAGGGAGAACTCTTTGATCGCAGCCGCAGTGGCTTGCAAGACGAAGACGGGCGCATCCAGTTTCATTACCTGGGCGAGCCTGTCGACCTGCTTCCACCAGTAACGGTGAAGGACGATCCACGAGTCACGCGTCGAGCGGCGCGTTATGTCGAGTTTCCTCAGATCGAGCGCAGATATCGCAGCCACTCACCCTGCCCGCGCAGCGGTATATGGCGACCCTATTTGCCCGATGAACATCCCTTGCATGAATCCTTCAATCGCTGGGATCGCCAGACTTATGTGCGAAAGGGAATGCCCTTCCCGGATGTGATCAAACAGCGTCCCGGCATCGAGCCGCATGAGCTCCTGTGGCAATGGTTGGGTAATGCGAACGAAAAGCGCGATGGATTGGAACGGATCAGTCTTACGCCCGGGGGCGATGACGTGGATGCTGATTAG
- a CDS encoding O-acetylhomoserine aminocarboxypropyltransferase/cysteine synthase family protein, with protein MADNPQWKFETVSVHGGYDPDPTTRAVAVPIYQTVAFAFDDTQHGADLFDLKVQGNIYSRIMNPTQDVLEKRLAALEGGIAALALASGQAAVTYAIQTIAEAGDNIVSASTLYGGTYNLFAHTLPQFGIQTRFADPRQPASFEPLIDARTKAIYIESIGNPLGNVTDIAAVAEIAHRHGVPLIVDNTVATPYLLRPFEHGADIVVHSLTKYLGGHGTTLGGAIVDSGKFPWAQHKERFKRLNEPDVSYHGVVYTEALGEAAYIGRARVVPLRNTGAALSPFNAFQILQGIETLALRLDRITANTLAVAQYLKRHPKVRWVNYAGLEDHPDHALAQKYFKGRASGVLTFGVANGRDGGARFQDALQLFTRLVNIGDAKSLATHPASTTHRQLSPGELEKAGVTEDTVRLSIGIEHIDDLLADLEQALQSA; from the coding sequence ATGGCAGACAACCCGCAATGGAAATTCGAAACCGTCTCGGTACATGGCGGCTATGATCCCGACCCCACCACGCGCGCCGTGGCCGTGCCGATCTACCAGACGGTGGCCTTCGCCTTCGACGATACCCAGCATGGCGCCGACCTGTTCGATCTAAAGGTGCAGGGCAATATCTATTCGCGCATCATGAACCCGACCCAGGACGTGCTGGAAAAACGCCTGGCTGCACTCGAAGGCGGTATCGCCGCGCTGGCACTGGCTTCCGGCCAAGCCGCCGTGACCTATGCCATCCAGACCATTGCCGAAGCCGGTGACAACATCGTCTCCGCCTCCACCCTCTATGGCGGCACCTACAACCTGTTCGCCCATACCCTGCCGCAGTTCGGCATCCAGACCCGCTTTGCCGACCCGCGCCAGCCAGCTTCGTTCGAACCCTTGATCGATGCGCGCACCAAGGCCATCTACATCGAATCCATCGGCAACCCGCTGGGCAACGTCACCGACATTGCCGCCGTGGCCGAGATCGCGCATCGTCATGGCGTGCCGCTGATCGTGGATAACACGGTGGCCACGCCCTATCTGCTGCGCCCCTTCGAACATGGCGCCGACATCGTGGTGCATTCGCTGACCAAATATCTGGGTGGCCATGGCACCACGCTGGGAGGCGCCATCGTGGACTCGGGCAAGTTCCCCTGGGCCCAGCACAAGGAACGCTTCAAGCGCCTCAACGAACCGGACGTCAGCTATCACGGCGTGGTCTATACCGAAGCGCTGGGCGAGGCCGCCTACATCGGCCGCGCGCGCGTAGTACCGCTGCGCAATACCGGCGCGGCGCTCTCCCCCTTCAATGCCTTCCAGATCCTGCAGGGTATCGAGACACTGGCGCTGCGCCTGGACCGCATCACCGCCAATACCCTGGCCGTGGCGCAATACCTGAAGCGCCATCCCAAGGTGCGCTGGGTCAACTATGCGGGGCTGGAAGATCACCCGGATCACGCGCTGGCGCAAAAGTATTTCAAGGGCCGCGCCTCGGGCGTGCTGACCTTTGGCGTAGCCAATGGCCGCGACGGCGGTGCGCGCTTCCAGGATGCGCTGCAGCTCTTCACGCGCCTGGTCAATATCGGCGATGCCAAGTCGCTGGCCACTCACCCAGCCTCGACCACGCACCGTCAGTTATCACCAGGGGAACTGGAGAAGGCTGGCGTGACCGAGGATACGGTGCGCCTGTCCATCGGCATCGAGCATATCGATGACTTGCTGGCCGATCTGGAACAGGCCTTGCAGTCGGCTTGA
- a CDS encoding NAD-dependent protein deacetylase — protein sequence MSQSLTAFAPDAITGDLLLALAQLLLSHRQVLVLTGAGISTASGIPDYRDDSGVRRGRLPIQGSQFRQSEAARQRYWARSMLGWPRLAQAAPNAAHRALAQLQRAGHLGSILTQNVDGLHQLAGSTEVLELHGSIHAVRCLSCATVYPRAQIQQELARCNPAFTQWQAKALPDGDAELEPQAHARFHVPDCLACGGLLQPDVVFFGDGVPAERSAQAEAAAQACDAMLVVGSSLMVLSGFRFARMVAAAGKPVVAINRGVTRADDLLAFKLREDAELVLPRLAEWVLAHAAPAAV from the coding sequence TGAGCCAGAGCCTGACTGCATTCGCTCCCGATGCCATCACCGGCGACCTGCTGCTGGCCCTGGCGCAACTGCTGTTATCGCATCGCCAGGTCCTGGTGCTCACCGGTGCTGGCATCAGTACCGCCTCCGGCATTCCCGATTACCGTGATGACAGCGGCGTGCGCCGTGGCCGACTGCCGATCCAGGGCAGCCAGTTCCGCCAGTCCGAGGCGGCCCGCCAACGCTACTGGGCGCGCAGTATGCTGGGCTGGCCGCGCCTGGCACAAGCCGCGCCCAATGCCGCCCATCGCGCGCTGGCGCAATTGCAGCGGGCCGGCCATCTGGGCAGCATCCTGACCCAGAACGTGGATGGCCTGCATCAACTGGCCGGCAGTACCGAGGTGCTGGAACTGCATGGCAGCATCCATGCGGTGCGTTGCCTGTCCTGCGCCACGGTCTATCCGCGTGCCCAGATCCAGCAGGAGCTGGCACGCTGCAATCCCGCCTTCACGCAATGGCAGGCCAAGGCCTTGCCGGATGGCGATGCAGAACTCGAACCGCAGGCTCATGCCCGCTTCCACGTGCCGGACTGCCTCGCCTGCGGTGGCCTATTGCAACCCGACGTGGTGTTCTTCGGCGATGGCGTGCCAGCCGAGCGCAGCGCCCAGGCCGAGGCCGCCGCGCAGGCTTGCGATGCCATGCTGGTGGTGGGTTCCTCGTTGATGGTGTTGTCCGGTTTCCGCTTTGCCCGGATGGTGGCGGCGGCTGGCAAACCGGTGGTGGCGATCAATCGGGGCGTCACGCGCGCCGACGACCTGCTGGCCTTCAAGCTGCGCGAGGATGCTGAGCTGGTGTTGCCGCGCTTGGCAGAGTGGGTGTTGGCGCACGCAGCTCCTGCTGCAGTGTAG
- a CDS encoding phospholipase D-like domain-containing protein → MLTTHKKSIVPLSEAQPHSEGSAQWLLESEHDKATPIHRCNRLRMLYCGEQAFQQILADIKQAKDSVEIICWGFDPAMELVREATSWPRGDTWGGLLRDVAAGRYNGGKPVQVRLLSWYGVIGSALAHNMPGYGKEADYELKQALTHGHASVIQPGGNGSIADPVEVRDRREVFNAHWYRDAEQGLMPNLSLRVRDGDISAVWGSLSQEAGKRSLLETAGMVLVATDHQKSILIDYEHEGGVNAVAYVMGLNSVTDYWDTEDHLYHDQRRGELWEGRTEDGRPGLKPYQDYACRIEGEALVSVSKNFTDAWNRAKGKGAALERTHDLYQPPADLCASLEGQRTVNAQIVRTQPEEGDKSIKRLYRQASSFARNYLYVENQYFQYEPWVQQFKEDRRNFVEWWQLAGQSMDALPNLHVMVVMPLPELKQMVPRTYDAVRSLGQGDSMPNQDKLIEDALKASGPSGEPSELAKSAAAGGSKDEVVRQLNMLGIRTLIGTLWTYDHAWRGRASLQQDAAPKMEERYREIYIHSKLMIIDDAMFTVGSANLNLRSMAGDAEMNVACDDPVLSREIRRHVWGRHTGGMQDGGGGSREEISNAFFKWKKLMDINDFERKIGEPPVGFLFSFKDERVSTTRLA, encoded by the coding sequence GTGTTGACCACCCACAAGAAATCCATTGTCCCTTTGAGCGAAGCACAGCCCCACAGCGAAGGCAGTGCCCAGTGGCTGCTGGAGAGCGAACATGACAAAGCCACGCCCATCCATCGCTGCAACCGCTTGAGGATGCTCTACTGCGGCGAGCAGGCATTCCAGCAGATCCTGGCCGACATCAAGCAAGCCAAGGACAGCGTGGAAATCATCTGCTGGGGCTTCGACCCGGCGATGGAACTGGTACGCGAAGCAACAAGCTGGCCGCGTGGCGATACCTGGGGCGGCCTGTTGCGGGACGTGGCCGCCGGCCGCTACAACGGCGGCAAGCCGGTGCAGGTGCGTCTGCTGTCCTGGTATGGCGTCATTGGTAGCGCACTGGCGCACAACATGCCGGGCTATGGAAAAGAGGCCGACTACGAGCTCAAACAGGCGTTGACGCACGGTCATGCCAGTGTGATCCAACCGGGCGGCAATGGCAGCATTGCTGATCCCGTGGAAGTACGCGACCGCCGCGAAGTCTTCAACGCACACTGGTATCGGGATGCCGAGCAAGGATTGATGCCCAACCTGAGCTTGCGTGTACGCGATGGCGACATCAGCGCCGTCTGGGGCAGCCTGAGCCAGGAAGCCGGCAAGCGCAGCCTGCTGGAGACGGCCGGCATGGTACTGGTTGCTACCGATCACCAGAAGAGCATCCTGATCGATTACGAACATGAAGGTGGGGTTAATGCCGTAGCTTATGTGATGGGCCTCAATTCGGTCACGGATTATTGGGATACCGAAGACCACCTGTACCACGACCAACGACGTGGAGAACTGTGGGAGGGACGTACCGAAGATGGTCGGCCTGGACTGAAGCCCTACCAGGATTACGCCTGCCGCATCGAAGGTGAAGCGCTGGTCAGTGTCAGCAAGAATTTTACGGATGCGTGGAATCGCGCCAAGGGCAAAGGTGCAGCGCTGGAGCGCACGCACGATCTCTATCAACCGCCAGCGGACCTGTGCGCATCGCTCGAGGGCCAACGCACCGTCAATGCGCAGATCGTGCGCACCCAGCCGGAAGAGGGAGACAAGAGCATCAAGCGCTTGTATCGACAGGCCAGCAGCTTTGCGCGCAATTATCTGTATGTGGAAAACCAGTATTTCCAGTATGAGCCCTGGGTCCAGCAGTTCAAGGAAGACCGGCGCAACTTCGTGGAGTGGTGGCAGCTTGCGGGGCAGAGCATGGATGCGCTGCCGAACCTGCATGTGATGGTGGTGATGCCGCTGCCGGAGTTGAAGCAGATGGTGCCGCGCACCTATGACGCCGTGCGTTCGCTGGGGCAGGGGGATTCGATGCCGAACCAGGACAAGCTCATTGAAGATGCACTGAAAGCCTCCGGTCCGTCAGGTGAGCCAAGCGAATTGGCCAAGAGCGCCGCAGCCGGCGGCAGCAAGGATGAAGTCGTCAGGCAGTTGAACATGCTCGGCATCCGCACCTTGATCGGCACTTTGTGGACCTACGACCATGCGTGGCGTGGACGTGCGTCGTTGCAGCAGGATGCGGCGCCGAAGATGGAAGAGCGGTATCGCGAAATCTATATCCACAGCAAGTTGATGATTATCGATGATGCGATGTTTACGGTGGGGAGTGCGAACTTGAACCTGAGGTCGATGGCGGGGGATGCGGAGATGAATGTGGCTTGTGATGATCCGGTGTTGAGCAGGGAGATCAGGCGGCATGTTTGGGGGAGGCATACGGGGGGGATGCAGGATGGGGGTGGGGGGAGTCGGGAGGAAATTTCTAATGCATTTTTCAAATGGAAAAAGCTGATGGATATAAATGATTTTGAAAGAAAAATAGGGGAGCCACCCGTTGGTTTCCTTTTTTCGTTCAAGGATGAACGCGTAAGTACAACCAGGCTGGCATAA